AACTGACATGTTGTCCCAACACGGAGTGAAcctaagctacatgcaagcatggagGGCAAAGGAAAAGGCTTTACAGTTATTGAGAGGTCATCCGGCTGACTCCTACAATAAATTaccaaaatatttttatattcttgagaaGACGTATCTTGGTTCAGTTGTTAAATTGAAGAAGACAACAGATGAATGCTTCTTATatgcatttgttgctctttgtacaTCAATAAGTGGTTGGGAATATTATAGACCAGTAGTAGTGGTTGATGGGACATTCTGAAAGACAGCCTACAGGGAGATTATGCTAACAGCAAGCACAATGGATGCAGCAGGTAAAATTATAGTTATTTTGTAGGCAATTTAtaaattgtagatattttgtacaTATATATTGTAGTTTATATGTATTTGTGTTTTCATATGCATTTTCAAATCTGccagttaattatttttttactaaTAATGTAGGTACAATATTGTCTTTGGCATATGCTGTGGTTGATTCGGAAAACAACGCATCGTGGAAGTGATTTTTTGAGCAATTCAAGCAAGCATATGGTGATAAAACTTCAATGTGTGTTGTTTCATATAGGAATGAGAGTATCCTGAAGGCAACATCAATTGTCTATCCGGGCATGCCACACTACTCTTGCGTGtggcatatttggacaaatataaggGCAAAGTTCAAGAAGGGTCATCTACAATTAAATGAATTGTACTTTGCTACAACAGGGTCATACATTctggatgaatttaatgaaaggatgttGAAGGTTGAAGAGATAGACCCGCGTGTTAAATCATACATCTAtgatattggctatcatagatggtCAAGAGTACATGCAACAGTGAATAGAACTTGGACTATGACATCAAACATTGCCGAGTCGTTGAATGTTGTAAGAAAAGAGGCAAGAGAGCTGCCAATATTTGACCTATTAGAGTATATGAGGACACTTCTTGAACATTGGACGAAAGAGAAGTTATTGAAGGCAAAGGGTACTTTTACATACCTTGGGTACAAATTCAACAAAGAATAGGAGAAAAACAGTACATTATCTCAGAAACTTAGGGTAAGATCTGTTTATTTGGtgcaaaaaattaattaattaatatacaTTATTTCcagattgtagataaattgtagataagcTGTAGTTAATTTGTagattgtagataatttgtagatataATTGTAGATacattgtagataaattgtagataatctatttttatgattgtaaatatttttttttctgtttgttatgtaattgtaggtgagggcttcaacagaTCATATTCATACTGTGATAGATGGTGTGAAGCGGTACATTGTATGTCTTGAAAGCAAGAAATATAGTTGTGGCCAGTTCCAACTTGATGAACTTCCATGTCCGCATGCTTGGGCAGCTCTAAGGCACAGGAATGAAACTTATGAAAACTATTGCTCTCCGTATTATACAAGGGAGAGTCTGCTGCGTACATATGAAATACTAGTAAATCCCCTTCCTGATGAAAGCAAATGGAATGTGCCACAACATATATCTAATGAAGTAGTAAATCCACCTACTGAAGAGAAAAAGAAGCCAGAAAGACCTCAAAAGGAAAGATACAAAACATATGATGAACTAAAGTCAAAGAAGTACAAGGTGTCATGTGGCAACTGTGGAggtgaagggcataacaaaagatcttgcaagaatgctcccaaaaagaaataaatatcGTGTAGTTAGAATAATATTTCAAAATAATTGTTAGTGAGTTCAAGTTAACAGAATTTTGTGTGTAATTGTTTAAGTTTTGAAAGATCATAATGTAGTTATCTTCAATTTGTTTCTGTGTTTGTTAACATGTTTTTCTGTATTGTGCCAATCATCTACCTCCATTTTTTACATTCTGTATATAGCAGTTAATATTTATTATCTACAATATAActacaagttaaaaaaaataatgtatctttcaactataaaattatatacaatctCAACATTCAGTGTTTCCAGATTGTGGATAATTTGAAGtttttttgtagataatttgtattcTAACAACATAATAACTACATTTAagataatgaagaacaagtgctGTAAATATTAAACAACTGGAGATAAAACCATCAAGTTATTTTCAAGTGAACTACTAAACTGGATAGAAATTAACAAAACAAAAGGCCTGCTACAATAAAAACACAAAAGAAATGTTCAGAAAGTTGTGTACTATACTTCTCCTACAAACTAGCATCAACTAAATTACATAGACATGACATTACTTCTTCTTTCTCTGGACTCTTGTTTTCTCATTCAATGAAGGTGCACCCTTCCTCCTTGCTAGTCTGCTTGTAACCTCACTTTCACTGATTGACCCATCTTCCTGCTTCTTTGTAGCATAGTCCCATAAGAGCGCTCCATAGCGTCTACAATGTTGGTTAATATCACAAAGGTCTTCTGCGGGAATTGACAAATCTCCAAGGCTAACATACTCCGTAAATGCAGcaacaaatacaccacaatcgctgcagaaacacaatttttttttaaaatatttaccaaataattagaaataaaaaaagaattaaatgcATAAAAAGAGAGAATAGATTTTTTATAGTGACCCTTCTTTTTGCTGTGAAATCTCTGCAACCATCCACTGAATGTTAAGAGGGTCGGTAACAGGTTTCTCGATGTATGCCTTTGTATTCATGAAGTTAATGTCCTTACGCTTCCCATAGAAACCAGTGCATGACAAATACAAAGggataataacaaaaaaaaatctgACACAAGATTCAACAACAAGATGGTTGTGTGAAAAGACCATGGAATCCTGCGCATAAAGTTGCCTATCTGCAATGTCGAAAACGACCAACACCCAATAGAATATTTCTTTAATATTGACGGGCATGATGACATAGTCAACTTCATCCCATGCAACATTGGCAAGTAGTCTATACCCCAAAATATATTCTGCAACAACATCTTGGGGTTTAACAACCGAATACTTCTTTTGTGGAGGCGAATTTATGAACTTTTCATAAATTTGTTCTATCCTGGTCTTGAACTCACAATCCGTTGTGGTAAACCTTGTCTTGTTATTGGGGCCATACTTGCCTCTTTTTCTCAAGTAATACATTATTACATTAATGTGTTGTACCCAAAAATAGTTGGCATATAAACAGCAACTCAACTT
This genomic stretch from Nicotiana sylvestris chromosome 9, ASM39365v2, whole genome shotgun sequence harbors:
- the LOC138878129 gene encoding uncharacterized protein, producing the protein MDAAGTILSLAYAVVDSENNASWKNESILKATSIVYPGMPHYSCVWHIWTNIRAKFKKGHLQLNELYFATTGSYILDEFNERMLKVEEIDPRVKSYIYDIGYHRWSRVHATVNRTWTMTSNIAESLNVVRKEARELPIFDLLEYMRTLLEHWTKEKLLKVRASTDHIHTVIDGVKRYIVCLESKKYSCGQFQLDELPCPHAWAALRHRNETYENYCSPYYTRESLLRTYEILVNPLPDESKWNVPQHISNEVVNPPTEEKKKPERPQKERYKTYDELKSKKYKVSCGNCGGEGHNKRSCKNAPKKK